One Xyrauchen texanus isolate HMW12.3.18 chromosome 2, RBS_HiC_50CHRs, whole genome shotgun sequence genomic window carries:
- the LOC127617083 gene encoding uveal autoantigen with coiled-coil domains and ankyrin repeats protein-like isoform X3, giving the protein MSRWLKCTSMYFNTDWNKYDDRLMKAVERRDVDKVAAVLGKKSIIPTKLDVEGRSAFHLAATRGHLDCLNLILNHGVDATTTDATGKNALHLAARNGQSLCVQKLLQHNCPVGNVDLQGRTALHDAVMAGCSSSVKLLCDSGASVNASDFDGRTPLVLATQMCHPHICQLLLDRGSDITVRDKQNKTALILGCEYACKDAVEVLLKNGADVTTMDGFGHDSYHYARLSQNQKLVSLVKSYLDIATKAKEAANMEQKKRRLQSVESVSESSNHEKIIQDLEKQNESQQETLKKFHQEQRTLLDKVNMLQQQLSQEKSTVEDIHNEKGQLKLQLSVKEEEEEGARAVETVRVQQRSLLGDYKGQSVIKGKENMLVRQSHSLDSAQILQPTVSSPSLTRPLELSRPKASDPETLLQELESVRRQQEATHEEAGHLQMALARKSQECKELTSRCETIKHESDQQVHELEEALEDVQKRMLDSEAKVKLLQAHVLAVKEQLSNQVVDDLKAQINEVKAKYEGASAEVGRVRNHLKQSEKALEEYKKGEGLLAVEVEKLTAELSAMQEERKDMEKTILNMEGQVKTAEVMLTSMVPGEKFDNMKNLLTNAVDEKEQQLAELRDDYDRVLEELAELHRAMDDRKAIPLQEHEQVRVTLEEQNSSLKKKLADITTKCQSLICEVEKGEDERELLREELQELGKNMKTRFVTLENHEEVKRSMGLAVEDLRVRLVEEMEKSNQAEEHLRRLQEEKASLCENIANMRCTYIPCEQYESEMAALLVKNSELGSELESLCNKYQEKVSELEIVEAENVSLKQSFDIKFVTKEEYERVQTELGKALQKGKIEIAMFEEDRRVRDVELEKLKEGNAMLKKEFEDVQAKLENDYISIVEHEVVISQMSNDLSEAEGRAKNAFLKYQSAQESASKLHEEIEAQKNELNTIQEAFHSKFVPLTVIEEKEMNFSTAQRDLTDKLAKMQEMYNDEKTKGEWQRQENKKLKDEVASLQQKLQTGIISSEKYKEAENHYQGQVEDLSLKLVELEQQYKEVTIQRAELEEQNTLCNTEIQSLQNRLNSEYVHLEQFEAMQHSLSESLQEAQKKCEGIREAHRLEVQHVHELEKQLQIHSCDEVLKAQYSQAKEALEHEVNELRLALREEEETSAQRAEDVATLQTELLRATHALDDLRSHEEHMTELRAEKRRLEEEVLELGNRLSGLDEQYEELYRETGQAREGEKRARAETEALQVNSASIEKEIGDLKERYSESLGTIGELQKRIQASSDQTELKDKRITELLAEVERLKQALNGLSQLAYAGNTPNKRQTQQIDTLQAQVKSLQQQLADAERQHREVVSIYRTHLLSAAQGHMDEDVQAALLQIIRMRKGFVC; this is encoded by the exons GAAAAAATGCCTTGCACCTGGCAGCCAGAAATGGCCAGTCACTTTGTGTGCAGAAACTACTCCAG CACAACTGCCCAGTGGGAAATGTGGACCTGCAGGGAAGAACAGCCTTGCATGACGCCG TTATGGCTGGCTGCTCCTCCAGTGTGAAGCTGCTCTGTGACAGTGGAGCATCAGTTAATGCCAGTGACTTT GATGGTCGGACACCATTGGTGCTTGCCACTCAAATGTGCCATCCACACATCTGTCAGCTGCTGTTAGACCGAGGAAGTGACATCACAGTCAGAGACAAAcagaataa GACGGCATTGATTCTGGGTTGTGAATATGCGTGTAAAGATGCTGTGGAGGTGTTGTTGAAAAATGGCGCTGATGTCACTACCATGGACGGATTTGGCCATGACAGTTATCACTATGCACGACTCAGCCAAAACCAGAAACTTGTGTCTCTTGTCAAGAGTTACTTGGACATTGCCACAAAAG CAAAAGAGGCTGCCAATATGGAACAGAAAAAGAGACGG TTGCAGTCTGTGGAGTCAGTCTCTGAGTCCTCAAACCACGAAAAGATAATACAGG ACCTGGAGAAACAGAATGAGAGCCAACAGGAAACTCTAAAGAAGTTCCACCAGGAGCAGAGAACACTACTTGACAAAGTTAACATGCTTCAGCAGCAGCTTAGCCAG GAAAAGTCAACAGTGGAGGACATTCACAATGAG AAAGGACAGCTGAAGCTTCAACTCTCAGtcaaagaggaggaggaggaaggagcGAGAGCCGTGGAGACTGTGAGAGTTCAGCAACGGAGCCTTTTG gGAGATTACAAAGGGCAGTCAGTAATCAAAG GTAAAGAAAACATGCTTGTTCGGCAATCACACAGCTTGGACTCTGCTCAG ATCTTGCAGCCTACAGTATCATCTCCATCTTTGACTCGTCCTTTGGAGCTGTCTCGGCCGAAAGCCAGTGATCCAGAGACTTTACTACAAGAGCTTGAATCTGTTCGCAGACAGCAAGAAGCTACACATGAAGAGGCAGGTCATCTTCAAATGGCTTTAGCACGCAAGTCTCAAGAGTGCAAGGAGCTTACCAGTAGGTGCGAGACCATCAAACATGAGTCAGACCAGCAGGTACATGAGCTAGAGGAAGCACTGGAAGATGTGCAGAAGAGAATGTTAGACTCTGAAGCAAAGGTGAAACTGCTTCAGGCTCATGTGTTGGCAGTAAAGGAGCAACTAAGTAACCAAGTTGTTGATGACCTCAAAGCACAGATAAATGAGGTTAAGGCAAAGTATGAAGGAGCTTCTGCTGAGGTAGGAAGGGTTAGAAACCACCTGAAGCAGAGTGAGAAAGCCTTAGAAGAGTACAAGAAAGGTGAGGGGCTACTGGCTGTAGAGGTTGAGAAGCTGACTGCAGAGCTGAGTGCAATGCAAGAGGAGCGTAAGGACATGGAAAAGACCATCTTAAACATGGAGGGTCAAGTGAAAACAGCAGAGGTCATGTTGACTTCAATGGTTCCAGGAGAGAAATTTGACAACATGAAGAACCTTCTCACCAATGCTGTGGATGAAAAAGAGCAACAGTTGGCAGAGCTAAGAGACGATTATGACCGTGTGCTGGAGGAATTGGCAGAGCTCCACCGTGCTATGGATGATCGGAAAGCTATCCCCCTACAAGAGCATGAGCAAGTCCGAGTCACTCTGGAGGAGCAGAACTCATCCCTGAAGAAGAAACTTGCTGATATCACTACAAAGTGTCAGTCATTAATTTGTGAAGTGGAGAAAGGTGAGGATGAGAGAGAGCTTCTAAGAGAGGAGCTGCAGGAACTCGGCAAAAATATGAAGACCAGGTTTGTGACTTTGGAAAACCATGAGGAAGTGAAGAGATCTATGGGACTTGCTGTGGAGGATTTGAGGGTCAGGTTAGTGGAAGAGATGGAGAAGAGCAACCAGGCTGAGGAGCATCTGCGGAGGCTGCAGGAAGAGAAGGCCTCTCTCTGTGAGAACATTGCCAACATGAGATGCACATACATCCCCTGTGAGCAGTATGAGAGCGAGATGGCTGCACTCTTGGTAAAGAACTCAGAGCTGGGGAGTGAACTTGAGAGCCTTTGTAATAAATACCAGGAGAAAGTGAGTGAACTTGAGATAGTGGAAGCTGAAAATGTATCATTAAAGCAGAGCTTTGACATAAAGTTTGTCACAAAGGAAGAGTATGAAAGAGTGCAGACAGAGTTAGGTAAAGCTTTGCAGAAAGGGAAGATTGAAATTGCCATGTTTGAAGAAGATCGTAGAGTTCGGGATGTGGAGCTGGAGAAGCTGAAAGAAGGAAATGCTATGTTGAAAAAGGAATTTGAGGATGTCCAGGCAAAGTTAGAAAATGACTATATAAGCATTGTAGAACACGAGGTGGTAATAAGCCAAATGAGCAATGATTTATCAGAAGCAGAGGGAAGAGCTAAAAATGCCTTCTTAAAGTACCAGTCTGCACAAGAGAGTGCCTCAAAGCTCCATGAGGAAATCGAAGCACAGAAGAATGAGCTGAACACTATCCAAGAGGCTTTTCACTCAAAGTTTGTGCCATTGACAGTTATAGAGGAAAAAGAGATGAATTTCAGTACTGCTCAGAGGGACTTGACAGATAAACTTGCCAAAATGCAGGAGATGTACAATGATGAAAAGACCAAAGGGGAATGGCAGAGGCAAGAGAACAAGAAATTGAAAGATGAAGTGGCATCTCTGCAGCAGAAACTTCAAACAGGGATCATATCCAGCGAAAAGTACAAAGAAGCAGAGAATCACTACCAGGGCCAGGTGGAGGACCTGAGTCTGAAGTTGGTGGAATTAGAGCAGCAATATAAAGAGGTTACTATCCAGAGAGCCGAACTTGAAGAACAAAACACTTTGTGCAACACTGAGATCCAGAGTCTCCAGAACAGACTGAACAGTGAGTATGTCCATCTGGAGCAGTTTGAGGCTATGCAGCACTCTCTAAGTGAAAGCCTGCAGGAGGCACAGAAGAAATGCGAGGGCATCCGTGAAGCTCATAGATTAGAAGTCCAGCATGTACATGAACTTGAGAAACAGCTCCAGATTCACAGCTGTGATGAGGTTCTAAAGGCCCAATACAGCCAGGCTAAAGAGGCTCTGGAACATGAGGTCAATGAGCTTCGCTTAGCACTGCGAGAGGAGGAGGAAACCAGTGCTCAGAGGGCAGAGGATGTAGCCACTCTGCAGACTGAGCTTCTCAGAGCAACACATGCTCTGGATGATCTCCGCAGCCACGAGGAACATATGACGGAGCTCAGAGCCGAAAAGCGCAGGCTAGAGGAGGAGGTCCTTGAACTTGGAAACCGGCTATCAGGGCTGGATGAGCAATATGAGGAGCTGTACAGGGAAACAGGCCAGGCCAGGGAGGGTGAAAAGAGAGCTAGAGCAGAAACCGAGGCCCTACAGGTAAATAGCGCCTCCATTGAAAAGGAGATCGGGGATCTAAAAGAGAGATACAGTGAATCACTCGGCACCATTGGAGAATTGCAGAAGAGGATTCAAGCATCCTCCGACCAGACTGAGCTCAAAGACAAAAGA ATCACAGAGCTGTTGGCAGAAGTTGAAAGGCTGAAACAGGCTCTGAATGGCTTATCCCAGTTGGCTTATGCTGGCAACACGCCCAACAAGAGACAGACTCAACAAATTGACACACTCCAAGCCCAGGTCAAGAGCCTCCAGCAGCAGCTGGCT GATGCTGAGAGGCAACACAGAGAAGTGGTTTCAATTTATCGAACTCATCTTCTCAGTGCTGCACAG GGTCACATGGATGAAGATGTCCAGGCTGCTTTGTTGCAGATTATCCGAATGAGAAAGGGTTTTGTGTGTTAA
- the LOC127617083 gene encoding uveal autoantigen with coiled-coil domains and ankyrin repeats protein-like isoform X1, producing MKSLKSRLKKHEVAITNTDWNKYDDRLMKAVERRDVDKVAAVLGKKSIIPTKLDVEGRSAFHLAATRGHLDCLNLILNHGVDATTTDATGKNALHLAARNGQSLCVQKLLQHNCPVGNVDLQGRTALHDAVMAGCSSSVKLLCDSGASVNASDFDGRTPLVLATQMCHPHICQLLLDRGSDITVRDKQNKTALILGCEYACKDAVEVLLKNGADVTTMDGFGHDSYHYARLSQNQKLVSLVKSYLDIATKAKEAANMEQKKRRLQSVESVSESSNHEKIIQDLEKQNESQQETLKKFHQEQRTLLDKVNMLQQQLSQEKSTVEDIHNEKGQLKLQLSVKEEEEEGARAVETVRVQQRSLLGDYKGQSVIKGKENMLVRQSHSLDSAQILQPTVSSPSLTRPLELSRPKASDPETLLQELESVRRQQEATHEEAGHLQMALARKSQECKELTSRCETIKHESDQQVHELEEALEDVQKRMLDSEAKVKLLQAHVLAVKEQLSNQVVDDLKAQINEVKAKYEGASAEVGRVRNHLKQSEKALEEYKKGEGLLAVEVEKLTAELSAMQEERKDMEKTILNMEGQVKTAEVMLTSMVPGEKFDNMKNLLTNAVDEKEQQLAELRDDYDRVLEELAELHRAMDDRKAIPLQEHEQVRVTLEEQNSSLKKKLADITTKCQSLICEVEKGEDERELLREELQELGKNMKTRFVTLENHEEVKRSMGLAVEDLRVRLVEEMEKSNQAEEHLRRLQEEKASLCENIANMRCTYIPCEQYESEMAALLVKNSELGSELESLCNKYQEKVSELEIVEAENVSLKQSFDIKFVTKEEYERVQTELGKALQKGKIEIAMFEEDRRVRDVELEKLKEGNAMLKKEFEDVQAKLENDYISIVEHEVVISQMSNDLSEAEGRAKNAFLKYQSAQESASKLHEEIEAQKNELNTIQEAFHSKFVPLTVIEEKEMNFSTAQRDLTDKLAKMQEMYNDEKTKGEWQRQENKKLKDEVASLQQKLQTGIISSEKYKEAENHYQGQVEDLSLKLVELEQQYKEVTIQRAELEEQNTLCNTEIQSLQNRLNSEYVHLEQFEAMQHSLSESLQEAQKKCEGIREAHRLEVQHVHELEKQLQIHSCDEVLKAQYSQAKEALEHEVNELRLALREEEETSAQRAEDVATLQTELLRATHALDDLRSHEEHMTELRAEKRRLEEEVLELGNRLSGLDEQYEELYRETGQAREGEKRARAETEALQVNSASIEKEIGDLKERYSESLGTIGELQKRIQASSDQTELKDKRITELLAEVERLKQALNGLSQLAYAGNTPNKRQTQQIDTLQAQVKSLQQQLADAERQHREVVSIYRTHLLSAAQGHMDEDVQAALLQIIRMRKGFVC from the exons GAAAAAATGCCTTGCACCTGGCAGCCAGAAATGGCCAGTCACTTTGTGTGCAGAAACTACTCCAG CACAACTGCCCAGTGGGAAATGTGGACCTGCAGGGAAGAACAGCCTTGCATGACGCCG TTATGGCTGGCTGCTCCTCCAGTGTGAAGCTGCTCTGTGACAGTGGAGCATCAGTTAATGCCAGTGACTTT GATGGTCGGACACCATTGGTGCTTGCCACTCAAATGTGCCATCCACACATCTGTCAGCTGCTGTTAGACCGAGGAAGTGACATCACAGTCAGAGACAAAcagaataa GACGGCATTGATTCTGGGTTGTGAATATGCGTGTAAAGATGCTGTGGAGGTGTTGTTGAAAAATGGCGCTGATGTCACTACCATGGACGGATTTGGCCATGACAGTTATCACTATGCACGACTCAGCCAAAACCAGAAACTTGTGTCTCTTGTCAAGAGTTACTTGGACATTGCCACAAAAG CAAAAGAGGCTGCCAATATGGAACAGAAAAAGAGACGG TTGCAGTCTGTGGAGTCAGTCTCTGAGTCCTCAAACCACGAAAAGATAATACAGG ACCTGGAGAAACAGAATGAGAGCCAACAGGAAACTCTAAAGAAGTTCCACCAGGAGCAGAGAACACTACTTGACAAAGTTAACATGCTTCAGCAGCAGCTTAGCCAG GAAAAGTCAACAGTGGAGGACATTCACAATGAG AAAGGACAGCTGAAGCTTCAACTCTCAGtcaaagaggaggaggaggaaggagcGAGAGCCGTGGAGACTGTGAGAGTTCAGCAACGGAGCCTTTTG gGAGATTACAAAGGGCAGTCAGTAATCAAAG GTAAAGAAAACATGCTTGTTCGGCAATCACACAGCTTGGACTCTGCTCAG ATCTTGCAGCCTACAGTATCATCTCCATCTTTGACTCGTCCTTTGGAGCTGTCTCGGCCGAAAGCCAGTGATCCAGAGACTTTACTACAAGAGCTTGAATCTGTTCGCAGACAGCAAGAAGCTACACATGAAGAGGCAGGTCATCTTCAAATGGCTTTAGCACGCAAGTCTCAAGAGTGCAAGGAGCTTACCAGTAGGTGCGAGACCATCAAACATGAGTCAGACCAGCAGGTACATGAGCTAGAGGAAGCACTGGAAGATGTGCAGAAGAGAATGTTAGACTCTGAAGCAAAGGTGAAACTGCTTCAGGCTCATGTGTTGGCAGTAAAGGAGCAACTAAGTAACCAAGTTGTTGATGACCTCAAAGCACAGATAAATGAGGTTAAGGCAAAGTATGAAGGAGCTTCTGCTGAGGTAGGAAGGGTTAGAAACCACCTGAAGCAGAGTGAGAAAGCCTTAGAAGAGTACAAGAAAGGTGAGGGGCTACTGGCTGTAGAGGTTGAGAAGCTGACTGCAGAGCTGAGTGCAATGCAAGAGGAGCGTAAGGACATGGAAAAGACCATCTTAAACATGGAGGGTCAAGTGAAAACAGCAGAGGTCATGTTGACTTCAATGGTTCCAGGAGAGAAATTTGACAACATGAAGAACCTTCTCACCAATGCTGTGGATGAAAAAGAGCAACAGTTGGCAGAGCTAAGAGACGATTATGACCGTGTGCTGGAGGAATTGGCAGAGCTCCACCGTGCTATGGATGATCGGAAAGCTATCCCCCTACAAGAGCATGAGCAAGTCCGAGTCACTCTGGAGGAGCAGAACTCATCCCTGAAGAAGAAACTTGCTGATATCACTACAAAGTGTCAGTCATTAATTTGTGAAGTGGAGAAAGGTGAGGATGAGAGAGAGCTTCTAAGAGAGGAGCTGCAGGAACTCGGCAAAAATATGAAGACCAGGTTTGTGACTTTGGAAAACCATGAGGAAGTGAAGAGATCTATGGGACTTGCTGTGGAGGATTTGAGGGTCAGGTTAGTGGAAGAGATGGAGAAGAGCAACCAGGCTGAGGAGCATCTGCGGAGGCTGCAGGAAGAGAAGGCCTCTCTCTGTGAGAACATTGCCAACATGAGATGCACATACATCCCCTGTGAGCAGTATGAGAGCGAGATGGCTGCACTCTTGGTAAAGAACTCAGAGCTGGGGAGTGAACTTGAGAGCCTTTGTAATAAATACCAGGAGAAAGTGAGTGAACTTGAGATAGTGGAAGCTGAAAATGTATCATTAAAGCAGAGCTTTGACATAAAGTTTGTCACAAAGGAAGAGTATGAAAGAGTGCAGACAGAGTTAGGTAAAGCTTTGCAGAAAGGGAAGATTGAAATTGCCATGTTTGAAGAAGATCGTAGAGTTCGGGATGTGGAGCTGGAGAAGCTGAAAGAAGGAAATGCTATGTTGAAAAAGGAATTTGAGGATGTCCAGGCAAAGTTAGAAAATGACTATATAAGCATTGTAGAACACGAGGTGGTAATAAGCCAAATGAGCAATGATTTATCAGAAGCAGAGGGAAGAGCTAAAAATGCCTTCTTAAAGTACCAGTCTGCACAAGAGAGTGCCTCAAAGCTCCATGAGGAAATCGAAGCACAGAAGAATGAGCTGAACACTATCCAAGAGGCTTTTCACTCAAAGTTTGTGCCATTGACAGTTATAGAGGAAAAAGAGATGAATTTCAGTACTGCTCAGAGGGACTTGACAGATAAACTTGCCAAAATGCAGGAGATGTACAATGATGAAAAGACCAAAGGGGAATGGCAGAGGCAAGAGAACAAGAAATTGAAAGATGAAGTGGCATCTCTGCAGCAGAAACTTCAAACAGGGATCATATCCAGCGAAAAGTACAAAGAAGCAGAGAATCACTACCAGGGCCAGGTGGAGGACCTGAGTCTGAAGTTGGTGGAATTAGAGCAGCAATATAAAGAGGTTACTATCCAGAGAGCCGAACTTGAAGAACAAAACACTTTGTGCAACACTGAGATCCAGAGTCTCCAGAACAGACTGAACAGTGAGTATGTCCATCTGGAGCAGTTTGAGGCTATGCAGCACTCTCTAAGTGAAAGCCTGCAGGAGGCACAGAAGAAATGCGAGGGCATCCGTGAAGCTCATAGATTAGAAGTCCAGCATGTACATGAACTTGAGAAACAGCTCCAGATTCACAGCTGTGATGAGGTTCTAAAGGCCCAATACAGCCAGGCTAAAGAGGCTCTGGAACATGAGGTCAATGAGCTTCGCTTAGCACTGCGAGAGGAGGAGGAAACCAGTGCTCAGAGGGCAGAGGATGTAGCCACTCTGCAGACTGAGCTTCTCAGAGCAACACATGCTCTGGATGATCTCCGCAGCCACGAGGAACATATGACGGAGCTCAGAGCCGAAAAGCGCAGGCTAGAGGAGGAGGTCCTTGAACTTGGAAACCGGCTATCAGGGCTGGATGAGCAATATGAGGAGCTGTACAGGGAAACAGGCCAGGCCAGGGAGGGTGAAAAGAGAGCTAGAGCAGAAACCGAGGCCCTACAGGTAAATAGCGCCTCCATTGAAAAGGAGATCGGGGATCTAAAAGAGAGATACAGTGAATCACTCGGCACCATTGGAGAATTGCAGAAGAGGATTCAAGCATCCTCCGACCAGACTGAGCTCAAAGACAAAAGA ATCACAGAGCTGTTGGCAGAAGTTGAAAGGCTGAAACAGGCTCTGAATGGCTTATCCCAGTTGGCTTATGCTGGCAACACGCCCAACAAGAGACAGACTCAACAAATTGACACACTCCAAGCCCAGGTCAAGAGCCTCCAGCAGCAGCTGGCT GATGCTGAGAGGCAACACAGAGAAGTGGTTTCAATTTATCGAACTCATCTTCTCAGTGCTGCACAG GGTCACATGGATGAAGATGTCCAGGCTGCTTTGTTGCAGATTATCCGAATGAGAAAGGGTTTTGTGTGTTAA